A genomic window from Salvia hispanica cultivar TCC Black 2014 chromosome 5, UniMelb_Shisp_WGS_1.0, whole genome shotgun sequence includes:
- the LOC125188520 gene encoding protein HOTHEAD-like, producing MAPSQNPIPTIATAVFGIFFLIVFSTAEKAPYSSFAKNATSAPSTGHYDYIIIGGGTAGCPLAAMLSASAKVVILERGGLPYTDPNIAHASGFARTLTDPSPDSAAQLFISTDGVFNHRARVLGGGTAINAGFYTRASREYVGRAGWEPRLVEASYEWVERKVAFRPRVRPWQGAVREGLLEAGVLPDNGYTYEHVDGTKTGGSTFDQNGIRHTAADLLEHAHPNNITVYFHATVHQILFTTSPGQRRKAYGAVFKDSKGKKHMVYLNKGNRNEIILSAGALGSPQLLMLSGIGPAHELKAQGIQVVLDQPMVGQGMSDNPLNGIVIPSRRSVEASLPQVVGITDIGFYIEALNGNIDSLTSLTTAANQGHELAMVGGKVSGPFSEGYMKLQSRDPNDNPSVTFNYFSDSRDLQKCVRGMKILKRVVGSQAISRFWYSNSTMRSLLKYTLSIPKNLRTQHKSAAYDMQQYCNDTVISIWHFHGGCQVDRVVDHDYRVLGVDALRVVDSSTFYHTPGTNPQATIMMLGRYMGHKILKQRQRGEKGA from the exons atggCGCCCTCCCAAAACCCAATTCCCACTATTGCCACAGCGGTCTTTGGGATTTTCTTCTTAATCGTCTTTTCCACAGCTGAAAAAG CTCCATACAGTTCCTTTGCGAAAAATGCAACATCAGCTCCATCGACCGGGCACTACGACTACATAATCATCGGCGGCGGAACCGCGGGCTGCCCGCTGGCAGCAATGCTCTCCGCCTCCGCCAAGGTAGTAATCCTCGAGAGGGGCGGCCTTCCTTACACAGACCCCAACATCGCCCACGCCTCAGGATTCGCCCGCACGCTGACGGACCCGTCGCCCGACTCGGCCGCGCAGCTCTTCATCTCCACGGACGGCGTGTTCAACCACCGCGCGCGCGTGCTGGGCGGGGGCACCGCCATCAACGCCGGGTTCTACACGCGCGCCAGCCGCGAGTACGTGGGGCGGGCCGGGTGGGAGCCGCGGCTGGTGGAGGCGTCGTACGAGTGGGTGGAGAGGAAGGTGGCGTTCCGGCCGCGGGTGAGGCCGTGGCAGGGCGCGGTCAGAGAGGGGCTGCTGGAGGCCGGCGTGCTGCCCGACAACGGGTACACGTACGAGCACGTTGATGGGACCAAAACCGGAGGATCAACATTCGATCAGAATGGAATTAGGCATACGGCTGCTGATTTGTTGGAGCATGCTCATCCAAACAATATCACTGTATACTTCCATGCTACGGTGCACCAAATCCTCTTCACCACCTCCCCAG GGCAAAGAAGGAAGGCTTATGGAGCAGTTTTCAAAGACTCAAAAGGCAAGAAACATATGGTATACTTGAACAAGGGAAATAGAAATGAGATAATATTGTCAGCTGGAGCATTGGGAAGCCCACAGCTTCTAATGCTGAGTGGTATCGGGCCGGCCCATGAACTCAAAGCCCAAGGAATACAAGTGGTGTTGGACCAGCCAATGGTGGGCCAAGGGATGTCCGACAACCCATTGAATGGCATCGTAATACCTTCTAGAAGGTCCGTGGAAGCCTCCCTTCCTCAAGTAGTTGGCATAACTGATATTGGCTTCTACATTGAAGCACTTAACGGCAACATTGACTCCTTAACTTCTCTTACAACTGCTGCAAATCAA GGCCACGAGCTAGCAATGGTCGGGGGAAAGGTATCGGGACCTTTCTCGGAAGGGTATATGAAGCTTCAGAGCAGGGACCCCAATGACAATCCAAGTGTGACATTCAACTACTTCAGTGACTCGAGGGACTTGCAAAAGTGCGTCCGAGGCATGAAAATCCTCAAAAGAGTTGTGGGATCACAGGCCATCTCCCGATTTTGGTACTCCAACAGCACGATGCGATCCTTGTTGAAGTATACGTTGTCCATTCCCAAAAACCTCAGGACACAGCACAAGTCAGCAGCTTATGATATGCAACAATACTGCAATGATACAGTGATCTCAATCTGGCATTTCCATGGAGGTTGCCAAGTGGATCGGGTCGTTGATCATGATTATAGGGTGCTTGGTGTGGATGCACTGCGTGTCGTTGATAGCTCCACCTTTTACCACACCCCTGGAACTAATCCTCAGGCTACCATTATGATGCTTGGGAG